A part of Manduca sexta isolate Smith_Timp_Sample1 chromosome 10, JHU_Msex_v1.0, whole genome shotgun sequence genomic DNA contains:
- the LOC115453339 gene encoding uncharacterized protein LOC115453339: protein MYIFMKSMILLCVILCALPCVYSIKCWNCRSNNDPKCADPFDNSTVPITDCKQEKGLSHLPDVRPSMCRKIRQKVNGEWRYFRDCAYLGEVGIQGDERFCLMRTGTYNIFVEYCTCNSKDGCNSSSMLSPVSLLFTLLSSFSLMKLVL, encoded by the exons atgtatatttttatgaaatccaTGATATTACTTTGTGTTATATTATGTGCTTTACCTTGCG TTTATAGCATCAAATGCTGGAATTGTCGTTCAAATAATGATCCTAAGTGTGCAGATCCCTTCGACAACAGTACGGTACCAATAACGGATTGTAAACAAGAAAAAGGCCTTTCACATTTACCGGATGTCAGACCTAGTATGTGCCGGAAAATTAGACAAAAag TAAATGGTGAATGGAGATACTTCCGTGACTGCGCATATCTAGGTGAGGTCGGAATCCAAGGTGATGAGCGATTCTGTCTCATGAGGACTGGGACTTACAATATATTTGTAGAATACTGCACCTGCAACAGCAAAGACGGTTGTAATTCCTCTTCTATGCTTAGTCCAGTATCGTTATTGTTTACTCTACtttcttccttttctttaatgaaacttgTGTTATAA